The following coding sequences lie in one Xanthomonas hyacinthi genomic window:
- a CDS encoding class II fumarate hydratase has protein sequence MSDKFRVEHDSMGELQVPAEALWGAQTQRAVQNFPVSGQSMPRGFIRALGLIKAAAAGVNAELELLPKAVAKAVQAAALEVADGKHDAHFPIDIYQTGSGTSSNMNANEVIATLASRAAKPGVPAVHPNDHVNLGQSSNDVVPTAIRVSAQLATQERLLPALKHLRKVIDKRAKSLDTVVKTGRTHLMDAMPLTFGQEFGAWSAQLSSAQERLQDSLKRLRRLPLGGTAIGTGINADPRFGGKVAKALSALTGSKFDSADNKFEGLAAQDDAVELSGQLNALAVALIKIANDLRWMNAGPLAGLGEIELPALQPGSSIMPGKVNPVIPEATVMVCAQVIGHHTAITVAGQTGNFQLNVALPLIAANLLDSINLLANVSRLLADSAIAGLKVREERVREALDRNPILVTALNPIIGYEKAAAIAKRAYKENRPVLEIALEDSGLGEAELRKLLDPAALTKGGIHAGAGGG, from the coding sequence ATGAGCGACAAATTCAGGGTCGAGCACGACAGCATGGGCGAGTTGCAGGTGCCGGCCGAGGCGCTGTGGGGTGCCCAGACCCAGCGTGCGGTGCAGAACTTCCCGGTGTCCGGACAGTCGATGCCGCGTGGCTTCATCCGCGCGCTGGGCCTGATCAAGGCCGCCGCGGCCGGGGTCAATGCCGAATTGGAACTGCTGCCCAAGGCCGTGGCCAAGGCGGTGCAGGCGGCCGCGCTGGAGGTGGCCGACGGCAAGCACGATGCGCACTTCCCGATCGACATCTACCAGACCGGCTCGGGCACCTCGTCCAACATGAATGCCAACGAGGTCATCGCCACCTTGGCCTCGCGCGCGGCCAAGCCGGGCGTGCCGGCGGTGCACCCGAACGACCACGTCAACCTCGGCCAGAGTTCCAACGACGTGGTGCCGACCGCGATCCGCGTCTCCGCCCAGCTGGCCACCCAGGAACGGCTGCTGCCGGCGCTGAAGCATCTGCGCAAGGTCATCGACAAGCGCGCCAAGAGCCTGGACACGGTGGTCAAGACCGGCCGCACGCACCTGATGGATGCGATGCCGCTGACCTTCGGCCAGGAATTCGGGGCGTGGTCGGCGCAATTGTCCTCGGCGCAGGAACGGCTGCAGGACAGCCTCAAGCGCCTGCGCCGGCTGCCGCTGGGCGGCACCGCGATCGGCACCGGGATCAACGCCGATCCGCGTTTCGGCGGCAAGGTCGCCAAGGCCTTGTCCGCGCTGACCGGCAGCAAGTTCGACAGCGCCGACAACAAGTTCGAAGGCCTGGCCGCGCAGGACGATGCGGTGGAACTGTCCGGCCAGCTCAATGCGCTGGCGGTGGCGCTGATCAAGATCGCCAACGACCTGCGCTGGATGAACGCCGGGCCGCTGGCCGGCCTCGGCGAGATCGAGCTGCCGGCATTGCAGCCGGGCAGCTCGATCATGCCGGGCAAGGTCAATCCGGTGATTCCCGAGGCCACGGTGATGGTCTGCGCGCAGGTCATCGGCCACCACACCGCGATCACCGTGGCCGGACAGACCGGCAACTTCCAGTTGAACGTGGCGCTGCCGCTGATCGCGGCCAATCTGCTGGACTCGATCAACCTGCTGGCCAACGTGTCGCGGCTGCTGGCCGATTCGGCGATCGCCGGGCTGAAGGTGCGCGAGGAGCGGGTGCGCGAGGCGCTGGACCGCAATCCAATCCTGGTCACCGCGCTGAATCCGATCATCGGCTACGAAAAGGCGGCGGCGATCGCCAAGCGCGCCTACAAGGAGAACCGCCCGGTGCTGGAGATCGCGCTGGAGGACAGCGGCCTGGGCGAGGCCGAGCTGCGCAAGCTGCTCGACCCGGCGGCGCTGACCAAGGGCGGCATCCACGCCGGCGCGGGCGGCGGCTGA
- a CDS encoding DUF2884 family protein has product MQQRTLPLAGIALIALLALAACHPSTPQADKTTSADSGGKRSLSFDNGDITLKVSGQPPATITRAGDLLIDGKQVALGAEQHALLLAYRAQLGAIGMQGLEVGRQGAALGVKAAGDALAGVISGNTDHVGEHIEAQAGKLKQEALKICAQVATLRQAQDTLAQRLPAFRPYASLDASDISDCDKSVK; this is encoded by the coding sequence ATGCAGCAGCGTACCCTGCCGTTGGCCGGCATCGCCCTGATCGCCCTGTTGGCCCTGGCCGCCTGCCACCCTTCCACGCCGCAGGCGGACAAGACCACCAGCGCGGACAGCGGCGGCAAGCGCAGCCTGAGCTTCGACAACGGCGACATCACCTTGAAGGTGTCCGGCCAGCCGCCGGCGACCATCACCCGTGCCGGCGACCTGCTGATCGATGGCAAGCAGGTCGCGCTCGGCGCCGAGCAACACGCGCTGCTGCTGGCCTACCGCGCGCAACTCGGCGCGATCGGCATGCAGGGCCTGGAGGTCGGCAGGCAAGGCGCCGCGCTGGGCGTGAAAGCGGCCGGCGACGCGCTGGCCGGGGTCATCAGCGGCAACACCGACCACGTCGGCGAGCACATCGAGGCGCAGGCCGGGAAGCTCAAGCAGGAAGCGCTGAAGATCTGCGCGCAGGTGGCGACGTTGCGCCAGGCGCAGGACACGCTGGCGCAGCGGCTGCCGGCGTTCCGTCCCTATGCCAGCCTCGACGCCAGCGACATCAGCGACTGCGACAAATCGGTCAAGTAA
- a CDS encoding DUF2807 domain-containing protein: protein MMRKTLALCALLLVPALALADECRHSEPRNLKLDLAGVRKVVFDAQQNNLKLAGASAAAFELRGRACASDADMLKELTVRQRRDGDTLIVTLQHDGTIHGFSLGTRYAYLDLAGSVPSALPLQLRLGSGDADIGGVASLEATVGSGDLHAHGVRGAVSATVGSGDIELRDIGSLSLPTLGSGDVKASQVGGEVKIGTVGSGDLTVRGVRGGVQIGSIGSGDAQLHDVTGSVALQSIGSGDLEVSGVGGNLNVERVGSGDIRHSGVRGSVNVPKPR, encoded by the coding sequence ATGATGCGCAAGACCCTCGCGCTGTGCGCGCTGCTGCTGGTACCGGCCCTGGCCCTGGCCGACGAATGCAGGCATTCCGAGCCGCGCAACCTGAAACTGGACCTGGCCGGGGTCAGGAAAGTGGTGTTCGACGCGCAGCAGAACAATCTCAAGCTGGCCGGCGCCAGCGCCGCGGCGTTCGAACTGCGCGGCCGCGCCTGCGCCTCCGATGCGGACATGCTGAAGGAGCTGACCGTGCGCCAGCGCCGCGACGGCGACACGCTGATCGTGACCCTGCAGCACGATGGCACGATCCACGGCTTCAGCCTGGGCACCCGCTATGCCTACCTGGACCTCGCCGGCAGCGTGCCGAGCGCGCTGCCGCTGCAGCTGCGGCTGGGCTCGGGCGATGCCGACATCGGCGGCGTGGCCTCGCTCGAGGCCACGGTCGGCTCCGGCGACCTGCATGCGCACGGCGTACGCGGCGCGGTCAGCGCCACGGTCGGGTCGGGCGACATCGAACTGCGCGATATCGGCAGCCTCAGCCTGCCGACACTGGGTTCTGGCGACGTCAAGGCGAGCCAGGTCGGCGGCGAGGTCAAGATCGGCACCGTCGGCTCCGGCGACCTGACCGTGCGCGGCGTGCGCGGCGGGGTGCAGATCGGCAGCATCGGCTCCGGCGATGCGCAGCTGCACGACGTCACCGGCAGCGTGGCGCTGCAATCGATCGGCTCCGGCGACCTGGAAGTCAGCGGCGTCGGCGGCAACCTCAATGTGGAGCGGGTCGGCAGCGGCGACATCCGCCACAGCGGCGTGCGCGGCAGCGTCAACGTGCCCAAGCCGCGCTGA
- a CDS encoding ABC transporter permease: MNAPAKSISSLSTFKWLLKREFWEHRGGFLWAPVIAGGVITMLYALLALIGTVAGRGNGRGDSFNIDGGPEKLHEMIGAVGDGTMLAGVVLACVVLGFVVFFYALGALYDDRRDRSVLFWKSLPLSDLSTVLSKAAWALLLAPVLAIGIGLLIGIGLWLVTALTLSVNGVTQSSAVFTHSHPLRIIGGVLSNLPIYVMWSLPTIGWLMFCSAWARTKPFLWAVLIPILGCVMASMMGILPMLHVNHNLIWYTVVYRGLLSVLPGTWLPVLNESAPPVQIDGAQDLANAIQLSDAWRIFQSADIWIGAAIGVAFIVAAIYLRRWRDEA, encoded by the coding sequence ATGAACGCACCCGCCAAGTCCATCTCTTCGCTGTCCACCTTCAAATGGCTGCTCAAGCGCGAGTTCTGGGAACACCGCGGCGGCTTCCTGTGGGCGCCGGTCATCGCCGGCGGCGTGATCACCATGCTGTACGCGCTGCTCGCGCTGATCGGCACCGTGGCCGGTCGCGGCAACGGCCGCGGCGACAGCTTCAACATCGACGGCGGCCCGGAGAAACTGCACGAGATGATCGGTGCGGTCGGCGACGGCACCATGCTCGCCGGCGTGGTCCTGGCCTGCGTCGTATTGGGCTTCGTGGTGTTCTTCTACGCGCTGGGTGCGCTGTACGACGACCGCCGCGACCGCAGCGTGCTGTTCTGGAAGTCGCTGCCGCTGTCGGACCTGAGCACGGTGTTGTCCAAGGCCGCCTGGGCGCTGCTGCTGGCGCCGGTGCTGGCGATCGGCATCGGCCTGCTGATCGGCATCGGCCTGTGGCTGGTCACCGCGCTGACCCTGTCGGTCAATGGCGTCACCCAGAGCAGCGCGGTGTTCACCCATTCGCATCCGCTGCGCATCATCGGCGGGGTGCTGTCGAACCTGCCGATCTACGTGATGTGGTCGCTGCCGACCATCGGCTGGCTGATGTTCTGCTCGGCCTGGGCGCGGACCAAGCCGTTCCTGTGGGCGGTGCTGATCCCGATCCTGGGCTGCGTGATGGCGAGCATGATGGGCATCCTGCCGATGCTGCATGTGAACCACAATCTGATCTGGTACACGGTGGTCTACCGCGGCCTGCTGAGCGTGCTGCCCGGCACCTGGCTGCCGGTGCTCAACGAGAGCGCGCCGCCGGTGCAGATCGACGGCGCGCAGGACCTGGCCAACGCGATCCAGCTCAGCGACGCCTGGCGCATCTTCCAGAGCGCCGACATCTGGATCGGCGCGGCGATCGGCGTGGCCTTCATCGTCGCGGCGATCTACCTGCGCCGCTGGCGCGACGAAGCCTGA
- a CDS encoding ABC transporter ATP-binding protein, with translation MTAAVAASESVVSARALRKTYNHTPALADASFAIAPGRIVGLIGPNGAGKTTALKAVLGLTAVEGELRVLGMDPRKQRNALMNEVCFIADVAVLPRWMRVREAIDFVAGVHPRFDRAKCERFLANTKLTPKLRVREMSKGMIVQLHLALVMAIDARLLVLDEPTLGLDILYRKEFYQRLLEDYFDEQKTIIITTHQVEEIEHILTDVLFIRDGRIVLSADMEHMATRYSELLVPAERIDAARALQPIDERSLPFGKTVFLYDGVPQAQLVALGETRTPGLADLFVAIMKGTYA, from the coding sequence ATGACTGCCGCTGTCGCCGCATCCGAATCCGTCGTCTCCGCGCGCGCGCTGCGCAAGACCTACAACCACACGCCGGCGCTGGCCGATGCCTCCTTCGCGATCGCACCGGGCCGCATCGTCGGCCTGATCGGCCCCAACGGCGCCGGCAAGACCACCGCGCTGAAGGCGGTGCTCGGCCTGACCGCGGTCGAAGGCGAACTGCGCGTGCTGGGCATGGACCCGCGCAAGCAGCGCAACGCACTGATGAACGAGGTGTGCTTCATCGCCGACGTGGCGGTGCTGCCGCGCTGGATGCGGGTGCGCGAGGCGATCGACTTCGTCGCCGGGGTGCATCCGCGCTTCGACCGCGCCAAGTGCGAGCGCTTCCTGGCCAATACCAAGCTCACCCCCAAGCTGCGCGTGCGCGAGATGTCCAAGGGCATGATCGTGCAGCTGCACCTGGCCCTGGTGATGGCCATCGACGCGCGCCTGCTGGTGCTCGACGAACCGACCCTGGGCCTGGACATCCTGTACCGCAAGGAGTTCTACCAGCGCCTGCTGGAGGACTACTTCGACGAACAGAAGACCATCATCATCACCACCCACCAGGTCGAGGAGATCGAACACATCCTCACCGACGTGCTGTTCATCCGCGACGGCCGCATCGTGCTCAGCGCCGACATGGAGCACATGGCCACGCGCTACAGCGAACTGCTGGTGCCGGCCGAGCGCATCGACGCGGCGCGCGCGCTGCAGCCGATCGACGAACGCAGCCTGCCGTTCGGCAAGACCGTGTTCCTGTACGACGGCGTGCCGCAGGCGCAACTGGTCGCGCTCGGCGAAACCCGCACTCCCGGCCTGGCCGATCTGTTCGTTGCCATCATGAAGGGGACCTACGCATGA
- a CDS encoding GntR family transcriptional regulator — translation MSDIQWSDGAPIYRQLKDRVIAMMLDGIIKPGDALPSVRQVAAEYQLNPITVSRAYQELADEALVEKRRGLGMFMTEEAAKKLRGSERDRFLNEEWPLVLERIQRLGLTLEDLLPPGKTP, via the coding sequence ATGAGCGATATTCAATGGAGCGATGGCGCTCCGATCTACCGCCAGCTGAAGGATCGCGTGATCGCGATGATGCTGGACGGCATCATCAAGCCCGGCGACGCGCTGCCCTCGGTGCGCCAGGTCGCCGCCGAATACCAGCTCAACCCGATCACCGTCTCGCGCGCCTACCAGGAACTGGCCGACGAGGCCCTGGTCGAGAAGCGCCGCGGGCTGGGCATGTTCATGACCGAGGAAGCGGCCAAGAAGCTGCGCGGCAGCGAGCGCGACCGCTTTCTCAACGAAGAGTGGCCTTTGGTGCTGGAACGGATCCAGCGCCTGGGCCTGACATTGGAAGACTTGTTGCCACCGGGGAAAACACCATGA
- a CDS encoding glutathione peroxidase, which yields MKLSKRLFFLAILAAAGTVGSAWAASLLDQDYRPLAGKDKVNLNKTYGGKVLLVVNTASKCGFTPQYDGLEQLQQHYAAQGFSVLGFPSNDFKGQEPGSEKQIQEFCTLTYGVKFPMFEKVHVLGAEATPLYKQLTQATGVAPGWNFHKYLIARDGRVVAQFPSKIAPDDPALRAAIERELKAQPGSH from the coding sequence ATGAAACTATCCAAGCGTTTGTTTTTCCTCGCGATCCTGGCCGCTGCCGGCACCGTCGGCAGTGCCTGGGCGGCCTCGCTGCTGGACCAGGACTACCGTCCGCTGGCCGGCAAGGACAAGGTGAACCTGAACAAGACCTACGGCGGCAAGGTCTTGCTGGTGGTCAATACCGCCAGCAAGTGCGGCTTCACCCCGCAGTACGACGGCCTGGAACAGCTGCAGCAGCACTACGCCGCGCAGGGCTTCAGCGTGCTCGGCTTCCCGTCCAACGACTTCAAGGGCCAGGAGCCCGGATCGGAGAAGCAGATCCAGGAATTCTGCACGCTGACCTACGGGGTCAAGTTCCCGATGTTCGAGAAGGTGCATGTGCTCGGCGCCGAGGCGACGCCGCTGTACAAGCAGTTGACCCAGGCCACCGGCGTGGCGCCGGGCTGGAACTTCCACAAGTATCTGATCGCGCGCGACGGACGCGTGGTCGCGCAGTTCCCCAGCAAGATCGCGCCGGACGATCCGGCCCTGCGTGCGGCCATCGAACGCGAACTGAAAGCGCAGCCGGGATCACATTGA
- a CDS encoding FKBP-type peptidyl-prolyl cis-trans isomerase N-terminal domain-containing protein, which translates to MKMGMRGVAASLLMGMAVVAAGAFAQAPAAPAAAKPAALGSEKQKVSYAIGMDVARSFEPIAQDIDLDAMQRAIENAFKGGKPLLSDEQAQATDSALRTQMAARSGQTLPGMAPGSQPPPVSRQNVGLMLGDRAVGPSLARIQNEIDLATLMAAVRTVFAKGDTAMTQEQASATLQAFSASKQAAAATENREKGNAFLAQNKTRKGVVGTPSGLQYMVLRQGSGERPMPTSKVRVNYEGKLLNGEVFDSSYKTGQPAEFLLSQVVPGWSEGVALMPVGAKYRFWIPSNLGYGPRGTPGGPIGPDAMLTFDVELLGILQ; encoded by the coding sequence ATGAAGATGGGAATGCGCGGCGTTGCGGCGTCGCTGTTGATGGGGATGGCGGTGGTGGCCGCTGGCGCGTTCGCACAGGCACCGGCGGCGCCGGCGGCGGCCAAGCCGGCGGCACTGGGCAGCGAGAAGCAGAAGGTCAGCTATGCGATCGGCATGGATGTGGCGCGCTCGTTCGAGCCGATTGCCCAGGACATCGATCTGGACGCCATGCAGCGCGCGATCGAGAATGCGTTCAAGGGCGGCAAGCCTTTGCTGTCCGACGAGCAGGCGCAGGCCACCGACAGCGCATTGCGCACGCAGATGGCCGCGCGCAGCGGGCAGACGCTGCCGGGCATGGCGCCGGGCAGTCAGCCGCCGCCGGTATCCAGGCAGAACGTGGGCCTGATGCTCGGCGACCGCGCGGTCGGCCCGTCGCTGGCGCGGATCCAGAACGAGATCGATCTGGCCACCTTGATGGCTGCGGTGCGCACCGTGTTCGCCAAGGGCGACACCGCGATGACCCAGGAGCAGGCGAGCGCCACGCTGCAGGCGTTCAGCGCGTCCAAGCAGGCCGCCGCGGCCACCGAGAACCGCGAGAAGGGCAACGCCTTCCTGGCCCAGAACAAGACCCGGAAGGGCGTGGTCGGCACGCCGTCGGGCCTGCAGTACATGGTGCTGCGCCAGGGCAGCGGCGAGCGGCCGATGCCGACCAGCAAGGTGCGGGTGAACTACGAGGGCAAGCTGCTCAACGGCGAGGTGTTCGACAGCTCGTACAAGACCGGCCAGCCGGCCGAGTTCTTGCTCAGCCAGGTAGTCCCGGGCTGGAGCGAGGGCGTGGCGCTGATGCCGGTCGGTGCCAAATACCGTTTCTGGATTCCGTCGAACCTGGGCTACGGACCGCGGGGCACGCCGGGCGGCCCGATCGGCCCGGATGCCATGTTGACCTTCGACGTGGAACTGCTGGGCATCCTTCAATAA
- a CDS encoding UDP-glucose dehydrogenase family protein has protein sequence MRVAIFGTGYVGLVTGTCLAEVGHHVVCVDIDQAKVDGLNKGVVPIYEPGLSPMVKANHAARRLFFTTDAASAIAHGDIVFIAVGTPPDEDGSADLQYVLAVARTIGQHIHGPTVVVNKSTVPVGTADKVRAAIAAELDKRGETIEFDVVSNPEFLKEGDAVADCMRPDRIVIGSSKPGTAARLRRLYAPFNRNHDRIVEMDVRSAELTKYAANAMLATKISFMNEIANIAERVGADVEKVRQGIGSDPRIGWHFIYPGAGYGGSCFPKDVQALARTAQQYGHEAKLLDAVEAVNEAQKGHLYALIQRHYGGASVAGKTFAVWGLAFKPNTDDMRAASSRRLLAQLWEAGATVRAYDPEATEEARRIFGERDDLSFCEDAFAALEGADALVVVTEWKQFRSPDFTRIKELLGDAVVFDGRNLYDPQEIETFGLAYYGIGRGRSISEA, from the coding sequence ATGCGCGTCGCGATATTCGGCACCGGCTACGTCGGGCTTGTCACCGGAACCTGTCTGGCCGAGGTAGGCCATCACGTGGTATGCGTGGACATCGACCAAGCCAAAGTGGATGGGCTCAACAAGGGCGTGGTCCCGATCTACGAGCCTGGCCTCTCGCCGATGGTCAAGGCCAATCACGCCGCACGCAGGCTGTTCTTCACCACCGATGCGGCCAGCGCCATCGCGCATGGAGATATCGTGTTCATCGCCGTCGGCACGCCGCCGGACGAGGACGGCAGCGCCGATCTGCAGTACGTGCTGGCGGTGGCCCGCACCATCGGCCAGCACATCCACGGCCCGACCGTGGTGGTCAACAAGTCGACGGTGCCGGTCGGGACCGCCGACAAGGTGCGTGCGGCGATCGCCGCCGAGCTGGACAAGCGCGGCGAGACCATCGAGTTCGACGTGGTGTCCAATCCGGAATTCCTGAAGGAAGGCGACGCGGTCGCCGACTGCATGCGTCCGGACCGCATCGTGATCGGCAGCAGCAAGCCGGGCACCGCCGCGCGCCTGCGCCGGCTGTACGCGCCGTTCAACCGCAACCACGACCGCATCGTGGAGATGGACGTGCGTTCGGCCGAACTGACCAAGTACGCGGCCAACGCGATGCTGGCGACCAAGATCAGTTTCATGAACGAGATCGCCAACATCGCCGAGCGGGTCGGCGCCGACGTGGAGAAGGTGCGCCAGGGCATCGGCTCGGATCCGCGCATCGGCTGGCACTTCATCTATCCGGGCGCCGGTTACGGCGGCTCGTGCTTCCCCAAGGACGTGCAGGCGCTGGCGCGCACCGCGCAGCAGTACGGCCACGAGGCCAAGCTGCTGGATGCGGTGGAAGCGGTCAACGAGGCGCAGAAGGGCCACCTGTACGCGCTGATCCAGCGCCACTACGGCGGCGCCAGCGTGGCCGGCAAGACCTTCGCGGTGTGGGGCCTGGCGTTCAAGCCCAATACCGACGACATGCGCGCCGCGTCCAGCCGCCGTTTGCTGGCGCAGCTGTGGGAGGCCGGGGCGACGGTGCGTGCCTACGATCCGGAAGCCACCGAGGAAGCCAGGCGCATCTTCGGCGAACGCGACGACCTGAGCTTCTGCGAGGATGCCTTCGCGGCGCTGGAAGGCGCCGATGCGCTGGTCGTGGTCACCGAATGGAAGCAGTTCCGCAGCCCGGATTTCACCCGGATCAAGGAACTGCTCGGCGACGCGGTGGTGTTCGACGGCCGCAATCTCTACGATCCCCAGGAAATCGAGACCTTCGGCCTGGCTTACTATGGCATCGGCCGCGGGCGTTCGATCAGTGAAGCATGA
- a CDS encoding SlyX family protein, with protein sequence MASAAGVRSVKHDFSTQDRLLENRLIELETRLSFQEQALSEVSDALAEARAESQRNAVLLRHLLEDLGKVRSTLYADPADEPPPPHY encoded by the coding sequence ATGGCATCGGCCGCGGGCGTTCGATCAGTGAAGCATGACTTCTCCACCCAGGATCGATTGCTGGAGAACCGGTTGATCGAGCTGGAGACGCGCCTGTCCTTCCAGGAACAGGCGCTGTCCGAGGTGAGCGATGCGTTGGCCGAGGCGCGCGCCGAAAGCCAGCGCAATGCCGTGCTGCTGCGCCACCTGCTCGAAGACCTGGGCAAGGTGCGCAGCACGCTGTATGCCGATCCGGCCGACGAACCGCCCCCTCCGCATTATTGA
- a CDS encoding DUF2058 domain-containing protein — MSDTLRDQLLGLGFKPVPKPEHPERNATPAQPARGRPGQPPAHGHKPAGAGGERRPAAGAAAAKPAGGRAHDGAGRPRGIGDGAGRPHATGDRRGRPQGAGRPQGAPGQQPARPQSARPPRTREDIDLAKAYAIRAQREKDERIEAERLKQEQARLRREARAKLDELLKDQTLNHAEADIARHFPYGGKIKRIYVTAEQLKALNAGELGVLQQNGRYLLVTAALLDQAEAIFPASVALRVDPNATAEEDPYADPKYQIPDDLVW; from the coding sequence ATGAGCGATACCCTCCGCGACCAGCTGCTGGGCCTGGGCTTCAAGCCTGTGCCGAAACCCGAACACCCAGAGCGCAACGCCACGCCCGCGCAGCCAGCGCGGGGGCGGCCCGGCCAGCCTCCGGCGCATGGCCACAAGCCGGCGGGCGCAGGTGGCGAACGCCGGCCCGCCGCTGGCGCAGCCGCCGCCAAGCCCGCTGGCGGCCGCGCGCATGACGGCGCCGGCCGTCCGCGTGGCATAGGCGACGGCGCCGGCCGTCCGCACGCGACAGGCGATCGCCGTGGTCGTCCGCAGGGCGCGGGCAGGCCGCAGGGCGCGCCTGGCCAGCAGCCGGCACGGCCGCAGTCGGCGCGGCCGCCGCGCACGCGCGAGGACATCGATCTGGCCAAGGCCTATGCGATCCGTGCGCAGCGCGAGAAGGACGAGCGCATCGAGGCCGAGCGACTGAAGCAGGAGCAGGCGCGGCTGCGCCGCGAGGCGCGGGCCAAGCTCGACGAACTGCTCAAGGACCAGACGCTGAATCACGCCGAGGCCGACATCGCCCGCCATTTCCCCTATGGCGGCAAGATCAAGCGCATCTACGTCACCGCCGAGCAGCTCAAGGCGCTCAACGCCGGCGAGCTGGGCGTGCTGCAGCAGAACGGCCGCTACCTGCTGGTCACGGCGGCTTTGCTGGATCAGGCCGAGGCGATCTTCCCGGCGTCGGTGGCGCTGCGGGTGGACCCGAACGCCACGGCCGAAGAAGATCCCTACGCCGATCCGAAGTACCAGATCCCCGACGACCTGGTCTGGTAA